Proteins found in one Desulfosoma sp. genomic segment:
- a CDS encoding acyloxyacyl hydrolase, translated as MRLKNWMLLTAFALVLGESTAWAAEKLVFGIGVRSAFTAIEKKETFHLHELIAYHTLPWDWQWKGGWVVDTFWEIHFGLLSAADEESVLISTGPMVTLQTPWKWLAFMAAFRPAFLEQHTFGKENLGGEIQFTEEIGFNVTLTKYLSIGYRFQHLSNANLYKNNPGLDFHAVELRCLLP; from the coding sequence TGGATGTTACTCACAGCCTTTGCCCTTGTTTTAGGGGAATCGACGGCATGGGCTGCGGAAAAATTAGTTTTCGGCATTGGTGTTCGATCCGCCTTCACCGCTATCGAAAAAAAGGAAACCTTTCATCTTCACGAGCTCATCGCCTACCACACTCTGCCATGGGATTGGCAGTGGAAAGGCGGCTGGGTGGTGGATACTTTCTGGGAAATCCATTTCGGACTTCTGAGCGCCGCCGATGAAGAATCTGTTCTGATTTCCACTGGTCCCATGGTAACGCTTCAAACCCCCTGGAAATGGTTGGCTTTCATGGCAGCCTTTCGCCCTGCGTTCCTGGAACAACACACCTTTGGTAAAGAAAACCTGGGCGGAGAAATCCAATTCACCGAAGAAATCGGTTTCAATGTAACCCTTACCAAGTACCTTTCCATCGGGTATCGCTTTCAGCATCTTTCCAACGCCAACCTCTACAAAAACAATCCAGGGTTGGACTTCCATGCCGTTGAACTAAGATGCCTTCTGCCATGA